GCCAGGGAGGCAGCAGAGGAGGCAACGGCCAGCAGCAGCGGCCGCACCCAGCAGATTTGGCGCTCGGGAACCATTTGAACCACTTCGCCATACAGTTGGTCTTGCTGGTGCTCCAAGCAAACAATCTGACCCGATTGAAAGTCCATAGCAGTCAACGCGCAGCAGTCCAAGCACAGAGGGAGGCTGGGGCAGTTTAGGCATTGCCTCACAGCCCTTGCGATCGCAAGTTATCTGAATTTGATTTTGACATTCTTGGTGGGCTTTCGGCCTGCTGGTTTTCATGGGACTTTGGGAGCGTGACGCGGCGATCGCCCATGAGCCACCGACCCAACGTTGCAGCATGGCCCCTCCATGGGACGGTCATGGGAAATTCCAGGGAACTCAGGTGCGGGTTCCGGAAAAAGCGCTGTAGGATGGGAGAGTGTTTTCCCAGAGCCTGGGAATTGCTTCAATCTTCATTAGTTATCTGAATAAAGAGGAGATTTATCGTGTCTGTCGAGACCATTGAACAGCGTTCAACGGCCCGCAAACACGCGCCCCGATACCGGGTTTTGCTGCACAACGACGATTTCAATCCGATGGAATACGTTGTGCAAGTCTTGCTGCAAACCGTGGCAAGCCTCACGCAACCCCAAGCGGTCAGCATCATGATGGAGGCGCATACAAATGGGCTTGCGCTAGTCATTACGTGCGCGCAGGAGCATGCAGAGTTTTATTCCGAGACCCTGAAGAATCACGGCTTGAGCAGCTCAATCGAGCCAGATGAGTAGCGATCGCCTGGGGATAAAGCTGGGGTAAAACGACTTTGAAATCTCGCTTTGCGGTGCTGGCGGACCGGCCAGCACCGATTCGAATTGCGGCTTTTTTGGGGGTTTTGCTGGGGGCATGGTTGCCCCTGGCAGCCCCGATCTACCTCCTGGGGCAAGATGACAATCAGGTCACGATTGCCACCATGGGACTGTTGTTTGTCGAGTTTCTGGTGTGGCTAGGGCTGTGGGGCCGGTGGGTCTACGGCAGTCGCGCGGGATTTCGGCGCTATGGCTTGGGCTGGAGCCGCCAGAATGGAGTCGAGTACTTGCTAGGGCTGGGCCTAGGTGCGGTTAGTCTAGCGATGCTGCTGGGTCTGGAAGGATGGCTTGGCTGGCTTCGCTGGCAGGAGCCGAGTTTGCCTTGGCTGCGGCTGGTGATCGAGGGGCTGATTTCTGCATCGGCGATCGCCACGGCGGAGGAGCTGGTGTTTCGCGGGTGGCTGCTCGAGGAGCTGAGCTGGGACTA
This genomic stretch from Geitlerinema sp. PCC 7407 harbors:
- the clpS gene encoding ATP-dependent Clp protease adapter ClpS; the protein is MSVETIEQRSTARKHAPRYRVLLHNDDFNPMEYVVQVLLQTVASLTQPQAVSIMMEAHTNGLALVITCAQEHAEFYSETLKNHGLSSSIEPDE
- a CDS encoding CPBP family intramembrane glutamic endopeptidase; the encoded protein is MKSRFAVLADRPAPIRIAAFLGVLLGAWLPLAAPIYLLGQDDNQVTIATMGLLFVEFLVWLGLWGRWVYGSRAGFRRYGLGWSRQNGVEYLLGLGLGAVSLAMLLGLEGWLGWLRWQEPSLPWLRLVIEGLISASAIATAEELVFRGWLLEELSWDYQPNTALWANSVAFGVLHFLKPLNEILRTWPAFPGLVLLGLTLVWARRSRQGRLGLSIGLHAGLVWGYYVADVGKLLTYTQQVPVWVTGIDRNPLAGLMGLMFLGAIAAVLQRQSAKSTAAK